A region of Acidimicrobiales bacterium DNA encodes the following proteins:
- the folE gene encoding GTP cyclohydrolase I FolE yields the protein MPGVDRVRIRHAVREILEAIGEDPDRDGLRGTPARVAEMYAEIMSGVGADPGEVLNVTFEEGHDEMVMVLDIPLYSLCEHHLVPFVGKAHLAYIPNVDGRITGLSKLARLVEGFAQRPQVQERLTTQIANTMEDVLQPRGVLVSLQAEHLCMSMRGTKKAGTLTVTQAVRGLFRDDPRTRAEAMAFIHGR from the coding sequence GTGCCCGGCGTCGACCGGGTCCGCATACGCCACGCGGTGCGGGAGATCCTCGAGGCCATCGGCGAGGATCCCGACCGGGACGGCCTGCGGGGCACCCCGGCCCGGGTGGCCGAGATGTACGCCGAGATCATGAGCGGCGTCGGCGCCGACCCGGGCGAGGTGCTCAACGTCACGTTCGAGGAGGGCCACGACGAGATGGTCATGGTCCTCGACATCCCGCTGTACAGCCTGTGCGAGCACCACCTCGTGCCCTTCGTGGGCAAAGCCCACCTCGCCTACATCCCCAACGTCGACGGCCGCATCACCGGGCTGTCGAAGCTGGCCCGCCTGGTGGAGGGCTTCGCCCAGCGCCCGCAGGTGCAGGAGCGGCTCACCACCCAGATCGCCAACACGATGGAGGACGTGCTCCAGCCCCGAGGGGTGCTGGTGTCCCTCCAGGCCGAACACCTGTGCATGTCGATGCGGGGCACCAAGAAGGCCGGCACCCTCACCGTGACCCAGGCCGTGCGGGGCCTCTTCCGCGACGACCCCCGCACCCGCGCCGAGGCCATGGCCTTCATCCACGGCCGCTGA
- a CDS encoding FAD-dependent oxidoreductase — MGRRYDLVIVGMGSGGMVAAEFAASLGVRVAVVERGRVGGDCLWTGCVPSKALLASAKVAHHLRTADRWGLPAGDPAIDTAAVWTRIRAVQAAIAASDDSPERFRALGVELVEGTANLVGPHTVAVGDRLLRTRFVLLCTGSRPATPLVPGLTEAGYLTSENVFEIERAPARVVAIGGGPIAIELAQGLTRLGVAVTVLQKGPGILPRDEPELVAILTKRLREEGVDLCLDVDIERVTVGDAGKVVHGTAAGEATSWEADELLVGVGRRPNLDGLGLEDVGVATGPRGVTVDDRMRSTVPSVYAAGDVAGRFLFTHSAAHEALRAVRDMFFPGRGTVSDLVPWCTFTDPELAHAGLTESQARALHGDAVEVHRVDLAHSDRARADGDCTGRIVAVCGAKGRLLGASILAAGAGDMIHELALVIKDERRLADLSSLIHVYPTLSTSIGQVAAEATFVSALRFAWFPRLRRLWPFGP, encoded by the coding sequence ATGGGGCGGCGCTACGACCTGGTGATCGTGGGCATGGGGTCGGGGGGCATGGTGGCGGCCGAGTTCGCCGCCAGCCTGGGCGTGCGGGTGGCGGTGGTGGAGCGGGGCCGGGTGGGGGGCGACTGCCTGTGGACGGGGTGCGTGCCGTCGAAGGCCCTGCTGGCGTCGGCCAAGGTGGCTCACCACCTGCGCACGGCGGACCGGTGGGGGTTGCCCGCGGGCGACCCGGCCATCGACACGGCCGCCGTGTGGACGAGGATCAGGGCCGTCCAGGCCGCGATCGCGGCCAGCGACGACAGCCCGGAGCGCTTCCGGGCCCTGGGCGTGGAGCTGGTCGAGGGGACGGCCAACTTGGTCGGGCCCCACACCGTCGCCGTCGGCGACCGCCTGCTGCGGACCCGCTTCGTCCTGCTGTGCACGGGGAGCAGGCCGGCCACCCCGCTCGTCCCGGGTCTCACGGAGGCCGGCTACCTCACGAGCGAGAACGTCTTCGAGATCGAGCGGGCACCGGCCCGGGTGGTGGCCATCGGCGGCGGCCCCATCGCCATCGAGCTGGCCCAGGGCCTCACCCGGCTCGGCGTGGCCGTGACCGTGCTCCAGAAGGGGCCCGGCATCCTGCCTCGTGACGAGCCCGAGCTGGTCGCCATCCTCACGAAGAGGCTGCGGGAGGAGGGCGTGGACCTGTGTCTCGACGTCGACATCGAGCGGGTCACGGTGGGCGACGCCGGCAAGGTCGTGCACGGGACGGCGGCCGGCGAGGCGACGTCGTGGGAGGCGGACGAGCTGCTCGTGGGTGTGGGCCGGCGCCCGAACCTGGACGGGCTGGGCCTCGAGGACGTCGGCGTCGCCACCGGCCCGCGAGGTGTCACGGTCGACGACCGCATGCGGTCGACCGTGCCTTCGGTCTACGCCGCCGGTGACGTGGCCGGGCGCTTCCTGTTCACCCATTCGGCCGCCCACGAGGCGCTGCGCGCCGTGCGCGACATGTTCTTCCCGGGCCGGGGCACGGTGAGCGACCTCGTCCCGTGGTGCACGTTCACCGATCCCGAGCTGGCCCACGCCGGGCTCACCGAGAGCCAGGCCCGGGCGTTGCACGGCGACGCCGTGGAGGTCCACCGGGTCGACCTGGCGCACTCGGACCGGGCCCGAGCCGACGGTGACTGCACCGGCCGGATCGTGGCCGTGTGCGGGGCGAAGGGGCGCCTGCTGGGGGCCAGCATCCTGGCCGCCGGTGCCGGCGACATGATCCACGAGCTGGCCCTGGTCATCAAGGACGAGCGCCGCCTGGCCGACCTGTCGAGCCTCATCCACGTGTACCC